A stretch of the Tachyglossus aculeatus isolate mTacAcu1 chromosome 6, mTacAcu1.pri, whole genome shotgun sequence genome encodes the following:
- the CCDC115 gene encoding coiled-coil domain-containing protein 115, which produces MAGEEERRLRSVCEELDRLLLRLLGQLEDLQAKRAAFNGLVEQGWFSLSKARYALGNKSVSTLQYGHQMTPLVRVSTGVTEDGEQEFQVVTRSSPSPEPPRIDPPAPEEIGPQEQALRRRKGRPEGTAPPAATTPPSSPKAPGPQESRKSAPCQDPLTWFGILVPQSLRQAQSSFREGILLAGEIATLQNSIEKGRARIRTLHQEKKQLRGALTSKSP; this is translated from the exons ATGGCGGGAGAGGAGGAGCGGCGGCTGCGGAGCGTGTGCGAGGAGCTGGACCGGCTCTTGTTACGGTTGCTGGGGCAACTGGAGGACCTCCAAGCCAAGAGGGCTGCCTTCAACGGGCTGGTCGAGCAG GGCTGGTTCTCCCTCTCTAAGGCCCGTTATGCCCTGGGCAACAAGTCAGTCTCCACTCTGCAGTATGGACATCAGATGACCCCGCTTGTCCGTGTCAGCACCGG TGTCACCGAGGATGGAGAGCAGGAGTTCCAGGTGGTGACCAGATCCTCTCCTAGTCCAGAGCCCCCGAGGATTGACCCTCCTGCTCCAGAGGAAATTGGGCCCCAGGAGCAAG CTCTGCGTCGGCGCAAGGGGCGACCGGAGGGAACGGCCCCTCCTGCGGCCACAACCCCCCCATCTAGTCCGAAGGCTCCCGGGCCCCAGGAGTCCAGGAAGTCTGCTCCCTGCCAGGACCCTCTGACCTGGTTTGGGATTCTGGTACCTCAGAGTCTGCGCCAGGCTCAGAGCAGCTTCAGGGAAG GAATCCTGCTGGCCGGGGAGATCGCCACCCTGCAGAACAGCATCGAGAAGGGCCGAGCCCGCATCCGCACCCTACACCAGGAGAAGAAGCAGTTGCGGGGCGCGCTGACATCTAAAAGCCCCTGA